Proteins from a single region of Carassius gibelio isolate Cgi1373 ecotype wild population from Czech Republic chromosome A5, carGib1.2-hapl.c, whole genome shotgun sequence:
- the LOC127996834 gene encoding nucleus accumbens-associated protein 2-like, whose protein sequence is MSQLLHMEIPNFGSTVLDSLNEQRLLGQHCDVAIMVNGQAFKAHRAVLAASSLYFRDLFSGSAQTLFELPSSVAPSCFQQILSFCYTGRMTVSASDQLMVMYTAGYLQIQNIVERGMDLMFKASAPYCDSQTSATDDPPSPNNNNSSLLLGDQPTTVCKIKEEKLEALVCGQNGELKHSDEDRRPRGRSLRNGTLFYTSGGVNGVIPVMHAYELSTRDHASPGASSLPTTDSPTSHQNEEEDFEDDSYESLTNGKIFGGSSGIFGMKEKMEVSSLPLSLENRFCVLLGGDREALPAGLISQIGYRCHPALYTEGDPGERLELIAGSGVFMTRGQLMNCHLCAGVKHKVLLRRLLAAFFDRNTLADSCGTGIRSSNCDPNRKPLDSRILNTVKLYCQNFAPNFKESEMNVIAADMCTNARRVRKRWLPKIKSMLPEAIEVYRGTAVLSHVEGATQPGSGFPFESEFKHLAASNLTLEQHLYGECRETLRNGSHFSMEERSQKGEEVKTEPSRAKESDNMQEVEKLPESPERAAGVLALNHASKKGEKEPANSSPSSQREEQNRQRPLEDNQ, encoded by the exons ATGTCTCAGCTCTTGCACATGGAGATTCCAAACTTCGGCAGCACTGTTCTGGACAGCCTGAATGAACAGCGGCTGCTGGGCCAACACTGCGATGTGGCCATCATGGTCAACGGACAGGCCTTCAAGGCCCACCGTGCTGTTTTGGCGGCCAGCAGTCTCTACTTCCGTGATCTTTTCAGCGGTAGTGCCCAGACGCTTTTTGAGCTGCCCTCGTCTGTGGCCCCATCCTGCTTCCAGCAGATTCTCTCATTCTGCTACACAGGCCGGATGACGGTGAGTGCCAGCGATCAGCTGATGGTCATGTACACCGCAGGCTACCTTCAGATCCAGAACATCGTAGAGCGAGGAATGGACCTCATGTTCAAGGCCAGCGCTCCATACTGCGACTCGCAGACATCTGCCACAGACGATCCCCCGAGCCCAAACAACAACAACTCCTCCTTGTTGCTAGGCGACCAGCCCACAACTGTCTGCAAGATCAAGGAAGAGAAGCTGGAGGCCCTGGTGTGTGGTCAGAATGGGGAGCTAAAGCATTCTGATGAGGACAGGAGACCTAGGGGCAGATCTTTAAGGAATGGCACTCTTTTCTACACAAGTGGAGGCGTAAACGGGGTCATACCTGTGATGCATGCTTACGAGCTCTCGACCCGAGATCATGCCAGTCCCGGTGCCTCTAGCCTCCCGACCACAGACAGTCCAACTTCACACCAAAACGAGGAGGAGGATTTTGAAGACGACTCATACGAGAGCCTGACAAATGGAAAAATctttgggggctcgtccgggatctttggca tgAAAGAGAAGATGGAGGTGTCCTCCCTGCCTCTGTCCTTGGAAAACCGTTTCTGTGTGCTGTTAGGAGGAGACCGAGAGGCTCTGCCTGCCGGACTCATCAGCCAGATCGGCTACCGTTGCCACCCTGCTCTCTACACAGAGGGCGACCCTGGAGAGAGACTGGAGCTAATTGCAG GATCTGGTGTCTTCATGACTCGTGGGCAGCTAATGAACTGTCACCTCTGCGCTGGGGTCAAACACAAAGTCCTGCTGAGACGCCTCCTAGCTGCTTTTTTTGACAG GAACACTCTGGCTGACAGCTGTGGGACTGGAATACGTTCCTCCAACTGTGATCCGAATCGCAAACCACTGGACAGTCGCATACTCAACACAGTGAAAC TCTACTGTCAGAACTTTGCCCCTAACTTCAAAGAAAGTGAGATGAACGTGATTGCTGCTGACATGTGCACCAATGCCCGGAGAGTTCGAAAGCGCTGGCTCCCCAAGATCAAGTCCATGCTTCCAGAGGCAATCGAGGTGTACAGGGGGACTGCAGTCCTGAGCCACGTGGAAGGAGCTACCCAGCCAGGCAGTGGCTTTCCTTTTGAGTCAGAGTTCAAACACCTGGCAGCGTCAAATCTGACTCTGGAGCAACACCTCTATGGAGAATGCAGAGAGACACTGAGGAATGGCTCTCACTTCAGTATGGAAGAGAGGTCCCAAAAAGGTGAAGAAGTCAAGACTGAGCCAAGCCGAGCCAAAGAGTCAGACAACATGCAGGAAGTTGAAAAGCTTCCGGAAAGTCCCGAGAGGGCGGCCGGTGTGCTTGCCCTCAACCATGCTAGCAAGAAAGGGGAAAAAGAGCCTGCAAATAGCAGCCCCAGTTCACAGAGAGAGGAACAGAACAGACAGAGACCACTAGAAGACAATCAGTGA